One Rosa chinensis cultivar Old Blush chromosome 5, RchiOBHm-V2, whole genome shotgun sequence genomic region harbors:
- the LOC112163879 gene encoding F-box/kelch-repeat protein At3g06240, translating to MLVDSLKDFVGHTASKELDIPGILEVIVGSCNGLICLKARCGGVFLWNPCTGDASKLPEQTVSDANWDDMFYGFGYDSTTEDFKVILGGTTTTKIEVFTLKKGSWRNVGNLRDYGKISGQGCLSNGALHWIEKGRDYQYSSTSRIILFNLAEEKFLEMVRLSFLSNNKYSQIGMSTIRNSLFVYCAHAHEVISDPILFTIWTMEEYGVMESWTKVQIHRDCVPRPPALHIYIGPIVILQNGEVLMTWNELHHSGNLSSFILYNLHKKKSRIASRIRVCDSYHQAMYIETLVSPITGSGAVDI from the coding sequence ATGTTGGTTGACTCGTTGAAGGATTTTGTTGGTCACACTGCAAGCAAAGAGCTTGATATTCCGGGAATATTGGAAGTTATTGTGGGTTCTTGCAATGGTTTGATATGCCTGAAAGCTCGCTGCGGCGGGGTTTTTCTATGGAACCCTTGTACCGGAGATGCCAGCAAGTTACCAGAACAAACTGTTAGTGATGCCAATTGGGATGATATGTTTTATGGATTCGGTTATGATTCTACAACTGAAGATTTCAAGGTCATATTGGGTGGTACAACAACAACGAAAATCGAGGTCTTTACGCTGAAAAAGGGTTCATGGAGGAATGTTGGAAACCTGAGAGATTATGGTAAAATATCTGGGCAGGGGTGCTTATCAAACGGAGCCCTACATTGGATAGAAAAAGGCCGTGATTATCAATATAGTTCAACATCAAGAATTATCTTATTTAATTTAGCGGAGGAGAAATTTTTGGAGATGGTACGTCTATCCTTTCTTTCTAACAACAAATATTCCCAAATAGGAATGAGCACCATTAGAAATTCTCTCTTTGTGTACTGTGCCCATGCCCATGAAGTGATCTCGGACCCTATTTTGTTTACAATTTGGACGATGGAGGAATATGGGGTCATGGAATCTTGGACTAAAGTGCAAATTCATAGAGACTGTGTACCTCGACCTCCAGCACTTCATATTTACATTGGGCCGATAGTTATTTTACAGAATGGTGAAGTTCTGATGACTTGGAATGAGCTTCACCATTCAGGGAACTTATCATCATTTATATTATATAATCTACACAAGAAGAAATCTAGGATTGCTTCTCGGATCCGTGTTTGTGATTCCTATCACCAAGCTATGTACATAGAGACTTTAGTTTCACCCATAACTGGTAGCGGAGCAGTGGATATCTAA